A portion of the Bacteroides faecium genome contains these proteins:
- a CDS encoding DUF3945 domain-containing protein, producing the protein MAKKKQEQQEQSQDEHVMAILDKRTNKTAVVSKMNEQDGSLEIVPPDKKNSSSFLKLDRTSPLELFFTNFKNQYENPTSFSFFLVPLVLLEKTLNAVVQIRKGEDPGVEGKKLVENSELNDEGRIAKLARRYKFDEHQLPWKELAALGVDKQLLFDNHCMGEMLKGRITSMAFPISKEVNGEKKDMGEACFLCVKGEDGKVQLKTLSRLDKPQYDLPAYKGVFTDEEKQSLKDTGTLGAIKEMKDTHTGTVCNCYVSFHEPSNRIITMPVDAIKIPDYIYGKRLDDKQKQILASGGQLPINDIQRKNDTLLSGVAFVDPRIMDIAFKQSGEQLKVNDTIMGAKITPEQKKMLQNHEMVFVENMRYKGRVFSDDVRFSNKSNQLLIGRNAREYKPTVEGKKNDKKKEVKQQAPRHVASVKAPSKKSLSVM; encoded by the coding sequence ATGGCTAAGAAAAAGCAAGAACAACAAGAACAGAGTCAGGACGAGCATGTAATGGCCATCCTTGACAAGCGAACCAACAAGACCGCAGTCGTTTCCAAAATGAACGAGCAGGACGGCAGTCTTGAAATCGTGCCACCCGACAAGAAAAACAGCAGCAGCTTCCTTAAACTGGATCGTACCTCACCGCTGGAACTGTTCTTCACCAATTTCAAGAACCAGTACGAAAATCCCACGAGTTTCAGTTTCTTCCTCGTACCTCTTGTCCTTTTGGAAAAGACACTGAATGCCGTAGTCCAGATCCGAAAAGGGGAAGATCCCGGAGTGGAAGGCAAAAAACTGGTGGAGAACAGCGAACTCAACGATGAAGGGCGTATCGCCAAACTCGCCCGCCGGTACAAGTTCGACGAACACCAGCTTCCGTGGAAAGAACTCGCCGCACTGGGAGTTGACAAGCAATTGCTCTTTGACAACCACTGCATGGGTGAGATGCTGAAAGGAAGGATTACCTCGATGGCTTTCCCCATCAGCAAGGAAGTGAACGGTGAAAAGAAGGATATGGGGGAAGCCTGTTTCCTTTGTGTCAAAGGAGAGGACGGCAAGGTACAACTGAAAACTCTAAGCAGACTCGACAAACCGCAGTATGACCTGCCTGCCTATAAAGGAGTATTCACGGACGAGGAAAAGCAGTCGCTTAAAGACACCGGAACTTTGGGTGCAATCAAGGAGATGAAAGATACCCATACGGGAACGGTCTGCAACTGTTATGTATCTTTCCATGAACCGAGCAACCGTATCATTACCATGCCGGTGGATGCCATCAAGATACCCGATTATATCTACGGGAAAAGACTGGATGACAAACAGAAGCAAATCCTCGCGTCAGGCGGACAGCTTCCTATCAACGACATACAGCGCAAAAACGATACACTGCTTTCCGGTGTCGCTTTCGTTGATCCGAGGATAATGGACATCGCATTCAAGCAGTCCGGCGAACAACTCAAAGTCAACGACACTATTATGGGGGCCAAAATCACACCTGAACAGAAGAAGATGCTTCAGAACCATGAAATGGTATTCGTTGAGAATATGCGCTATAAAGGCAGGGTATTTTCCGATGATGTACGTTTCAGCAACAAGAGCAACCAACTGCTAATAGGACGCAACGCCCGTGAATACAAACCTACTGTTGAAGGAAAGAAGAACGACAAGAAAAAGGAAGTAAAACAGCAGGCACCCCGTCATGTGGCATCTGTAAAGGCCCCGTCAAAAAAGAGCCTTTCAGTCATGTAA
- a CDS encoding DUF1896 domain-containing protein, producing MTIQDKNTATGELSYFETTLLLYLKESHPHMSGDREFIRSRADEAADAYECSIRNGLSVTQALEQSDAVLYRNLHFSRFDTVFEVVSEWFPEVPPEKRADFCLKMLSPAEVVFNKYPIDDRFEDSPSYRTLTIELTGFIQYYIEQYGI from the coding sequence ATGACTATACAAGATAAAAATACCGCAACCGGAGAATTGTCCTATTTTGAGACAACTCTCCTTCTTTATTTAAAGGAAAGCCATCCCCACATGTCCGGGGATAGGGAATTTATCAGGTCAAGGGCCGACGAAGCGGCAGATGCCTATGAATGTTCCATACGCAACGGATTGTCCGTCACACAAGCGTTGGAACAGTCGGACGCAGTTCTTTACCGCAACCTGCACTTTTCCAGATTTGATACTGTTTTTGAAGTCGTATCGGAATGGTTTCCGGAGGTCCCCCCTGAAAAACGGGCCGATTTCTGTTTGAAAATGCTATCGCCCGCAGAAGTCGTATTTAATAAATATCCCATAGACGACCGGTTTGAGGATTCCCCGTCTTACCGTACCCTTACCATTGAACTGACAGGTTTCATCCAATATTATATAGAGCAATATGGCATATAA
- a CDS encoding phage holin family protein produces the protein MKNAFWSQTTHIKAEAETPYQQMLSNISLLNSYIEEIPSDIRVTEDAQKHISQIDEILMMYARKPNVCLYGNFDSGKSTLSNILLGKHKLPTGLAPLTRIPTFIHHVEDRPKWLNENDYVLIFDENWDPVFWSDEDNCIQHLVEKGGYNALKEYVTHKKKKNTEYKSAYALVFVDAPVLLYCSITDFPGFGNSNEDTLRTTNRYLAVDVAFYLSILPGFMDATELYHLGDILDKLPNYPEIPSINQLFIVATHCNPRRYNTTSIKETLKIASKRICNQFDNKESFRKNNLTERKINQRIFACWFDDVNLDNFTNVFFDLIKNELPKIFLNRVNSKIDLFKQNSNKYFSDIINEYHEHLADFQKVESFYNELVLKEPERKRQTDEKKKSIIALIKTDKKKSIDEFCLYYDNIVSIESIIGIIENKFPDKKEAQTYLSGYIIELLQEKVKSIIDVKTNCICSDIENYISGYHKYLTSQKMTSLIPFDATRAFSIGLSNASSLGAISFVSGIYRTGILTALTASLISSIGMTAASVFTTLGAILTPLAPIALGIIALGIFSLFKDWKKELAKEVYNTLLKKDIKSVTKDSIYSYWEDTETTFISGAERIELEWSNSLHKKGLDIKNKSIKRVDINNLLKEKKQLKSYFDKAPWEKSNFNI, from the coding sequence ATGAAAAATGCTTTTTGGTCACAAACAACTCATATTAAAGCAGAAGCAGAAACGCCATATCAGCAAATGCTATCTAACATAAGTTTATTAAATTCGTATATTGAAGAAATTCCATCAGATATACGGGTAACAGAAGATGCTCAAAAGCATATTAGCCAAATTGATGAAATTTTAATGATGTATGCAAGAAAACCCAACGTATGTTTATATGGTAATTTTGATTCTGGAAAGTCAACTCTTTCAAATATACTATTGGGCAAACATAAATTGCCAACTGGGCTTGCTCCATTGACAAGAATACCAACATTTATTCATCATGTTGAGGATAGGCCGAAATGGCTTAACGAGAATGATTATGTGCTCATTTTTGATGAAAATTGGGATCCTGTATTTTGGTCAGATGAAGATAATTGCATACAGCACTTAGTTGAAAAGGGGGGATACAATGCTCTTAAAGAATATGTAACCCATAAAAAGAAAAAAAATACTGAATATAAAAGTGCATATGCATTAGTTTTTGTAGATGCACCAGTGCTTCTATATTGTTCTATAACAGATTTTCCTGGTTTTGGTAATTCTAATGAAGATACATTAAGAACAACTAATAGATATTTAGCTGTTGATGTAGCTTTTTATTTATCTATTTTGCCTGGATTTATGGATGCTACAGAACTATACCATTTAGGGGACATTTTAGACAAACTACCTAATTATCCAGAAATCCCCTCTATTAATCAGTTATTTATTGTAGCGACTCATTGTAATCCAAGACGATACAATACAACTTCTATAAAAGAAACACTTAAAATTGCATCGAAAAGAATTTGCAATCAATTTGATAATAAAGAATCTTTCAGAAAAAATAATTTAACTGAGAGGAAGATTAATCAGAGAATATTTGCATGTTGGTTTGATGATGTTAATTTAGATAATTTTACAAATGTATTTTTTGATCTTATAAAAAACGAATTGCCTAAGATATTCCTTAATAGGGTTAATAGTAAAATTGATTTGTTTAAACAAAATTCAAATAAGTATTTTTCAGATATCATAAATGAATATCATGAGCACTTGGCTGATTTTCAAAAAGTAGAATCTTTTTACAATGAATTAGTTCTTAAGGAGCCTGAAAGAAAGAGGCAAACAGATGAGAAAAAAAAGAGTATTATAGCATTAATAAAGACAGATAAAAAAAAATCCATAGATGAATTTTGTCTATATTATGACAATATAGTTAGTATAGAATCAATAATTGGGATAATTGAGAATAAATTTCCTGATAAAAAAGAAGCACAAACATATTTATCTGGATACATAATAGAGCTTTTGCAAGAGAAAGTAAAAAGTATAATAGACGTAAAAACAAATTGCATTTGTAGTGATATAGAAAATTATATAAGTGGTTATCATAAATATTTAACAAGTCAAAAAATGACATCTTTAATACCTTTTGATGCTACTAGAGCATTTTCTATAGGGCTTTCAAACGCATCATCATTAGGTGCAATTTCTTTTGTAAGTGGCATATACAGAACTGGGATTTTAACAGCATTAACAGCAAGCCTTATTTCTTCGATAGGAATGACTGCTGCGAGTGTATTTACTACATTAGGTGCAATCTTGACTCCTCTTGCTCCAATTGCATTAGGAATTATAGCATTAGGGATCTTTTCGTTATTCAAAGATTGGAAAAAAGAATTAGCAAAAGAAGTTTACAACACACTTCTTAAAAAAGACATAAAATCAGTAACTAAAGATTCAATATATAGTTACTGGGAGGATACAGAAACTACATTTATAAGTGGTGCAGAACGAATAGAATTAGAGTGGAGTAATTCATTACATAAAAAAGGATTAGATATTAAAAATAAATCTATTAAAAGAGTAGATATTAACAATTTGTTAAAAGAGAAAAAACAGTTGAAATCTTATTTTGATAAAGCTCCTTGGGAAAAATCAAATTTTAATATATAA